A DNA window from Chryseobacterium sp. MEBOG06 contains the following coding sequences:
- a CDS encoding serine hydrolase domain-containing protein encodes MKSKQLLQVLTISAMAIFCPKLKSQAAFNRELPKEFSEKFTKEINDSIPSLGSFIVSQNDMILYEQYFHGANKETVFSVKSVTKSIVSVLAGIAKDKNLLPNLNTPVLKILPEYNISRSRFKNISNIEGKVLHDSIRNTLTLKNLMTMQGGFDWVENSKISMDMSFSYDPVRFVLELPFEEYPGTVFNYNSGETHVFGAALSRIIKTNLKQFATENLFRPLKINTIRWDTDSMDRNIAGSELFMKTNDMLKFGSMILNNGKSGGKQIVSQKWIQESTSEHVKLDSWDVMPDANGYGYYWWRRKTNGHQAFVATGYGGQLICVIPDLKMVIVTTCFLNDKNKGRADIKRLHYFIDKITKVNYQ; translated from the coding sequence ATGAAATCCAAGCAATTACTGCAGGTCCTGACTATTTCAGCGATGGCCATCTTCTGCCCTAAACTGAAATCACAGGCTGCCTTCAACAGAGAATTACCAAAAGAATTTTCTGAGAAATTCACCAAAGAAATCAATGACAGTATTCCCTCGCTGGGATCGTTCATCGTTTCACAAAACGACATGATTTTATATGAACAATATTTTCATGGAGCGAACAAAGAAACAGTCTTTAGTGTAAAATCAGTTACCAAAAGTATCGTATCCGTTCTGGCAGGAATTGCAAAAGACAAAAATTTACTTCCCAATCTCAATACTCCGGTTTTAAAAATTCTTCCGGAGTACAATATTTCAAGAAGCAGATTCAAGAATATTTCCAATATCGAAGGAAAAGTTCTTCATGATTCTATCCGAAATACGCTAACACTCAAAAATCTGATGACGATGCAGGGTGGCTTTGACTGGGTTGAAAATTCAAAAATATCAATGGATATGTCATTTTCCTATGATCCTGTAAGATTCGTTCTGGAACTCCCTTTCGAAGAATACCCGGGTACGGTATTTAATTATAACAGTGGTGAAACTCACGTTTTCGGAGCTGCTTTGTCAAGAATCATAAAAACCAATCTGAAGCAGTTTGCCACTGAAAATCTCTTCAGACCTTTGAAAATAAATACCATCAGATGGGACACTGATTCAATGGATAGAAATATTGCAGGCTCAGAACTCTTTATGAAAACTAATGATATGCTGAAATTCGGCTCCATGATTCTAAATAACGGAAAATCGGGCGGAAAACAGATTGTATCACAAAAATGGATTCAGGAATCTACCTCGGAACATGTAAAACTCGATTCCTGGGATGTGATGCCTGACGCCAATGGCTATGGTTATTACTGGTGGCGACGAAAAACCAATGGGCATCAGGCTTTTGTTGCAACAGGATATGGAGGACAGTTAATATGTGTTATTCCTGATTTAAAAATGGTAATTGTAACAACCTGCTTCTTAAACGATAAAAATAAAGGAAGAGCAGATATTAAAAGACTTCATTATTTCATCGATAAAATTACCAAAGTAAACTATCAATAA
- a CDS encoding Lrp/AsnC family transcriptional regulator, producing the protein MELDEIDKKLLLFLQEDCKQTTKELSGKLGLSVTAIYERVKKLENAGVISKYVALLNRQKIKKDFIVLCHVKLTQHKKEFVLQFEKEVMNLQEVTECFHVSGDYDYILKIGVKDMEDYRHFMLTKLTTLQHIASTHSSFMISEVKNTTAIVL; encoded by the coding sequence ATGGAACTTGATGAAATTGATAAAAAACTGCTGTTGTTTTTGCAGGAAGACTGTAAACAAACTACCAAAGAGCTGTCCGGTAAGCTTGGATTATCAGTGACGGCAATTTATGAGCGGGTAAAAAAACTTGAAAATGCAGGCGTTATTTCAAAGTATGTAGCTTTACTAAACAGGCAGAAGATTAAAAAAGATTTTATTGTGCTGTGCCACGTGAAGCTCACACAGCACAAAAAAGAATTTGTACTTCAGTTTGAAAAAGAGGTAATGAATCTCCAGGAAGTTACCGAATGCTTCCATGTAAGTGGAGATTATGATTACATCCTGAAAATAGGGGTGAAAGACATGGAAGATTACCGTCACTTTATGCTGACGAAGCTGACAACCCTTCAGCATATTGCGAGTACGCACAGTTCATTTATGATTTCCGAGGTGAAAAATACAACGGCAATTGTTTTATAA
- a CDS encoding bestrophin family protein, translated as MITTKYVNYKQVLNLSGLHLILISIWCTLIAVLFYFFNWHWMSIPWVPVALIGTAEAFLVGFKNNQAYDRLWEARKIWGGIVNSSRSFASMIYAFDTQNEEIGIFDLEDRKKRIVNRHIAWLYTFREQLLIPAEWEHISTENSKFGNINLRRNRLIKAGFPDYGRAPIFLHKYLSEDEYDLKGHYKNFATYLISQQAKDINELKNMNAITDFNQTQLQNSLNEFYNFQGQAERIKKFPSPRQFASTAFVFNILFIMLLPLGLVNEFAKLGDWGIWTSIPFCIIIGWIYIIMELVGDYSENPFGGLMFDVPMLSICRAIEIDLLQMGGEKDLPDPISSKNGVLV; from the coding sequence ATGATCACAACCAAATACGTCAATTATAAACAGGTTCTCAACCTGTCTGGTTTACATCTTATCTTAATATCCATCTGGTGTACATTGATTGCGGTTCTTTTTTACTTCTTCAACTGGCACTGGATGTCAATTCCATGGGTTCCTGTAGCCCTTATTGGTACTGCCGAGGCATTCCTTGTAGGTTTTAAAAACAACCAGGCGTATGACAGACTTTGGGAAGCCAGAAAAATCTGGGGCGGAATCGTCAACTCCAGCCGTTCTTTTGCTTCAATGATATATGCTTTTGATACCCAAAATGAAGAAATTGGCATTTTTGATCTGGAAGACCGTAAGAAAAGAATTGTCAATCGTCATATTGCATGGCTGTACACTTTCCGTGAGCAGCTTCTTATCCCTGCGGAGTGGGAACATATAAGCACTGAAAACAGTAAATTCGGAAACATCAATCTCAGAAGAAACAGGCTGATCAAGGCAGGGTTCCCCGATTATGGAAGGGCTCCTATCTTTCTGCACAAATATCTTTCTGAGGACGAATACGACCTTAAAGGTCATTATAAAAACTTTGCTACGTATCTGATCTCCCAGCAGGCAAAAGACATTAATGAACTGAAAAACATGAATGCGATCACAGATTTCAATCAGACTCAGCTTCAAAACAGTCTTAATGAATTCTACAACTTTCAGGGACAGGCCGAGAGAATTAAGAAATTCCCTTCACCAAGACAGTTTGCCAGCACCGCATTTGTCTTTAATATTCTCTTCATTATGCTCCTTCCTCTCGGATTAGTAAATGAGTTTGCCAAACTGGGCGACTGGGGAATCTGGACCTCCATTCCTTTCTGTATCATCATTGGATGGATCTATATTATCATGGAACTGGTAGGAGATTATTCCGAAAATCCTTTTGGCGGTCTTATGTTTGATGTTCCGATGCTTTCTATATGCAGAGCCATTGAAATTGACCTTCTTCAAATGGGTGGAGAAAAAGATCTTCCGGATCCTATTTCTTCTAAAAACGGAGTATTGGTATAA